One Setaria italica strain Yugu1 chromosome I, Setaria_italica_v2.0, whole genome shotgun sequence DNA window includes the following coding sequences:
- the LOC101776390 gene encoding protein S-acyltransferase 10 produces the protein MASSSAAEPGTRLSDRVRRSSLGLRFMVLLMHVLFVGAVFFLDPTLDWRIHEEPWYIGVYGVLVLLTLVQYFYTAGSSPGYVVDVMRAGSSMHATFVNTAALSKQSNSRNGNISSPTSRAQLQKLSTMTPSSSWAQMVMDLYPPGSSSRDWTCTYCRVVQPPRTRHCHDCDKCVLQFDHHCIWLGTCIGKKNHCRFWWYIFQETILCIWTAALYIESLRLDVDKAWWKDFVGVILLAVLIFILIFLLLLLGFHSYIALTNQTTYEVARRKRIFYLRGVPERVHPFSKGICRNLYDFCCSSQKGYILEALPPAEDLEARAARYTCRDVICCRCC, from the exons AtggcgtcctcctccgccgccgagcCCGGCACCCGCCTTTCGGATCGAG TGAGGAGGTCGTCCCTGGGGCTCAGATTCATGGTGCTCCTGATGCACGTGCTCTTCGTCGGCGCCGTCTTCTTCCTCGATCCGACTCTCGACTGGCGAATCCATGAGGAGCCGTG GTATATTGGGGTGTACGGAGTGCTTGTTCTGCTCACGCTAGTTCAGTACTTCTACACAGCTGGCTCATCTCCAGG GTATGTTGTTGATGTAATGAGAGCTGGTTCCTCAATGCATGCGACCTTCGTCAATACTGCTGCTCTTTCAAA GCAGTCAAATTCAAGAAATGGAAACATAAGTTCCCCGACCAGCCGTGCTCAACTACAGAAACTTAGCACAATGACACCTTCATCGTCATGGGCGCAGATGGTTATGGATCTATATCCTCCAGGGTCAAGCAGCAG GGATTGGACTTGCACCTACTGCAGGGTTGTTCAG CCACCTCGTACAAGGCACTGCCATGACTGCGATAAATGTGTCCTTCAATTCGATCATCACTGCATATGGCTTGGAACATGCATTGGCAAAAAGAATCATTGCCGTTTTTG GTGGTACATATTTCAAGAAACAATACTGTGTATCTGGACTGCTGCTCTCTACATCGAGTCATTACGTTTAGATGTGGACAAGGCCTG GTGGAAGGACTTTGTTGGTGTAATATTGCTGGCAGTGTTGATATTTATCCTTATATTCCTACTGCTATTGTTGGGGTTTCATTC GTACATTGCTCTAACAAATCAAACAACCTATGAAGTTGCCAGAAGGAAGCGCATATTCTACTTAAG GGGAGTACCTGAAAGAGTTCATCCATTCAGTAAAGGCATATGCAGAAATCTCTACGACTTCTGCTGTTCCAGCCAGAAAGGATATATTCTGGAAGCTTTGCCCCCAGCTGAGGATCTGGAAGCTAGAGCTGCTCGTTACACATGCCGAGATGTCATTTGCTGCCGTTGCTGCTGA
- the LOC101776793 gene encoding uncharacterized protein LOC101776793, with product MVAGFRRTISFPAPKSPTPPSNKSAAYRARSASLPCRFHPLVLQLDDDVADLRALVGRLLSGASAEAVAEGAEQLGRVLVSLSDLLHHPQAQDPLRRLGRSPFAERLLDDFLRLADAHGSFRDALVSLAALQAEARAALRREEPARLASAARALRRSGRDLPRIASAARTVAAKAPPPPFATPSATPRHVVVTTRPASPMPRIWWVADLMRWMSRAKRRSAKRQHADVHGAESAAAVSQLDAAVDPDELERKAAFERLDNLGRCIADVESSGEKVFRALVNTRVSLLNILSPAF from the exons ATGGTGGCCGGGTTCCGCCGCACGATCTCGTTCCCGGCGCCCAAGTCGCCCACGCCGCCCAGCAACAAGTCCGCGGCGTACCGGGCCCGGTCGGCGAGCCTGCCGTGCCGGTTCCACCCGCTGGTGCTCCagctcgacgacgacgtcgccgaCCTGCGGGCGCTGGTGGGGCGCCTGCTGTCGGGGGCCTCCGCGGAGGCCGTGGCCGAGGGCGCGGAGCAGCTGGGCCGTGTCCTCGTCTCGCTCTCCGACCTGCTGCACCACCCGCAGGCGCAGGACCCGCTGCGCCGGCTGGGGCGGTCCCCGTTCGCGGAGCGGCTGCTGGACGacttcctccgcctcgccgacgCGCACGGCAGCTTCCGGGACGCGCTCGTGTCGCTCGCCGCGCTCCAGGCCGAGGCccgcgccgcgctgcgccgGGAGGAGCCCGCCCGGCtcgcgtcggcggcgcgcgcgctacGCCGGTCCGGCCGCGACCTCCCGCGGATCGCGTCCGCGGCGCGCACCGTGGCGGCGAaggcgccgcctccccc GTTCGCCACGCCGTCCGCCACGCCGAGACACGTCGTCGTCACCACCAGGCCGGCCTCCCCCATGCCGCGCATCTGGTGGGTCGCCGACCTGATGCGGTGGATGTCGCGCGCGAAGCGCCGGTCAGCAAAGAGGCAGCACGCCGACGTCCACGGAGCCGAGTCCGCCGCCGCGGTATCCCAGCTGGACGCCGCCGTGGACCCGGACGAGCTGGAGCGGAAGGCAGCGTTCGAGCGACTGGACAACCTGGGACGGTGCATCGCGGACGTGGAGAGCAGCGGCGAGAAGGTGTTCAGAGCCCTCGTCAACACCAGAGTCTCCCTCCTCAACATCCTCAGCCCAGCCTTCTGA